ACTCGCGGTCGAGGAGGCCGAGATGCTGCGCGCCGGCCGCCTGCGCGCGCTGGCTGCCCACTCCCAGGTGCCGCTCTTCCTCGAGGGCGTCGGCGAGATCCCGGCCATCACCGACTGGATCCCCGACATGAAGATCCCCACCAACTACTTCGGCATCTGGATCCCCCGCGACGCGCCCGCCGAGGTGGTGGAGACGATGAACCTCGTGTGGGAGAACGTGATGAAGAACTCGGACGCCCTGCGCAAGTACGCGGCCGAGCGCGGCGCCATCTTCGACCCGCTCTACGGCGACGAGGCCATCGAGGCCGCGCGCCCGTCGGTCGCCCACCAGGCCTACACGCTGTGGGACGGCGGCAAGGCCCCCATCGATCCGGCCACCCTGGGTTACGAGCGGCCGTAGCCGCAACATGAGCCCGTGGCGCCCCGCCCCCGGTCGGCACCGTCGACCCGGCGGGGCGCCCTGTTTCCAAGCGAACAGCGTTAGGACGTAATCAGGACCAGATGACCAAGACAACGGATCGCAACGCAGGCGTGATCATCTTCCTCTTCGGAGCGCTGGTCACCTTCGAGTCGTGGCGCATGCCGCGCTTCGAGAAGATAGGCGGTTCCCTCCTCAACGCCCCCGGGCTCGTGCCCGGCATGCTGGGGATCATCATCGCCGTGCTCGGCGCCATCATGGTGATGCGCTTCTACACCGTCAGGCGGATGGCGCGCCGCGGTGCGGTGGCCGCGCCGCCGCCGCACGCGGTGGAGACACCCGAGGAGGTCGCGGCGGAGGTGACGGCGGGGATGCAGCCCGCGTCGATGCCGCGCCTCCTCGTCACCCTCGCCCTGAGCGTCCTGTTCGCGGGCGTGCTGGTCGGCCGCGTCCCGTTCTGGCTGGCCATCTTCCTCTTCGTGGCGGCGTCCATCGTCTACTACGAGAAGGACAGGCTGAGGTCGACGGCCGCCACGGCGCGCGTCGTCGCCATCGCCGCCGCCATCGCCGGCGCCACCGCGTTCGCCGTCCCGTTCGTCTTCGAGCGGCTCTTCCTGGTGACGCTGCCGTGAGGCGCCGCGTCGCGACGTTCCCCGGGGGGCGGTGAGCGGCATGCTCGACGGCGTCAACTACTTCGTGCAGGGCGTGCTCGGCTTCCTCACGCCCGGCGCGCTCTTCAACATCGCCTGGGCCACGCTCCTCGGCATCATCGTCGGCATGCTGCCGGGGCTCACCGCCACGCTCGGCGTGGCGCTGCTCACGACGCTGACCTTCACCATGCCCTCCGGCGACGCCATCTTGGTGCTCATCTGCATGTACGTGGGCGCCATCTACGGCGGCAGCCGCAGCGCCATCCTGCTCAACATCCCCGGCACGCCCGCGAACGCCGCCACCGTGCTGGACGGCCACCCGCTGGCGCGATCGGGTCAGGTCGGCAAGGCCATGGGCATCGCCACCATCGGCTCGTTCCTCGGCAGCTTCATCGGCATGATCCTGCTCGCCACCATCGCCCCCATGCTGGCCGAGGCGGCCCTCAAGTTCCAGTCGTACGAGTTCTTCTGGCTCGCCATCTTCGGCATCGTCATCGCCGGCCGCCTGACGGCCCTCGACGACCCCCTGAAGGGTTGGATCGCCGGCTTCCTCGGCCTGCTCGTCGCCATGGTCGGCCAGGAGGGCATCTACTCGTACGCCCGCTTCGCCTACGGCAGCACCGACCTGGCGGGCGGTCTGGGTCTCTTGCCGGTCCTGGTCGGCATGTTCGGCTTCACCGAGATCCTGTTCGTCATGTACCAGCCCGCCGCCACCGCCGTCACGAGCGTCATGGACTCCGTGATCCCCAAGGCGCGTGAGGTCTTCCGCTACTGGCAGACGATCATCCGCTCCGGCCTCATCGGCACGCTCATGGGCCTCATCCCAGGCGTGGGCGAGGACATGGGGGCGTGGGTGTCGTACGCCGCGGCGCGCGGCTCCAGCAAGGAGAAGGAGAAGTTCGGCAAGGGTTCCGTCGAGGGACTCATGGCCGCCGAGACGGGCAACAACGCGGCCGTGCCGGGCGCCATCATCCCGGTGCTCACGCTCGCGGTCCCCGGCTCGGCGCCCGCCGCCGTGCTCCTCGCCGCGCTCTTCATCCACGGCATCCGCCCCGGGCCCCTCATCATGATCGAGTCGCCCTCCTTCGTGTTCGAGGTCACGGCCATGGTGTTCATGGCCACGGTGGCCATGCTCGTCTTCGGCCTGCTCCTCACCAAGCCGCTCCTCACCGTGCTGCGCATCCCGCCGGCTCGGCTCATGCCGATCATCATGGTGCTCTGCACCGTGGGCTCCTTCGCCATCGCCAGCCGCGTCTTCGACATCTGGGTGATGCTCGCCTTCGGCATCATCGGCTTCGTGCTCCGCCGCTACGGCTTCCCGCTGGCGCCGCTAATCCTCGGCGTCGTGCTCGGCCCGATCCTCGACAGCAACCTGAGGCGCGGCATGCTCCTCTCGGACGGCTCGATCGT
Above is a genomic segment from Trueperaceae bacterium containing:
- a CDS encoding tripartite tricarboxylate transporter TctB family protein — protein: MTKTTDRNAGVIIFLFGALVTFESWRMPRFEKIGGSLLNAPGLVPGMLGIIIAVLGAIMVMRFYTVRRMARRGAVAAPPPHAVETPEEVAAEVTAGMQPASMPRLLVTLALSVLFAGVLVGRVPFWLAIFLFVAASIVYYEKDRLRSTAATARVVAIAAAIAGATAFAVPFVFERLFLVTLP
- a CDS encoding tripartite tricarboxylate transporter permease — its product is MLDGVNYFVQGVLGFLTPGALFNIAWATLLGIIVGMLPGLTATLGVALLTTLTFTMPSGDAILVLICMYVGAIYGGSRSAILLNIPGTPANAATVLDGHPLARSGQVGKAMGIATIGSFLGSFIGMILLATIAPMLAEAALKFQSYEFFWLAIFGIVIAGRLTALDDPLKGWIAGFLGLLVAMVGQEGIYSYARFAYGSTDLAGGLGLLPVLVGMFGFTEILFVMYQPAATAVTSVMDSVIPKAREVFRYWQTIIRSGLIGTLMGLIPGVGEDMGAWVSYAAARGSSKEKEKFGKGSVEGLMAAETGNNAAVPGAIIPVLTLAVPGSAPAAVLLAALFIHGIRPGPLIMIESPSFVFEVTAMVFMATVAMLVFGLLLTKPLLTVLRIPPARLMPIIMVLCTVGSFAIASRVFDIWVMLAFGIIGFVLRRYGFPLAPLILGVVLGPILDSNLRRGMLLSDGSIVPFLTRPISLTLWAAIAVTVLLGIPTVQDGLRRLLGRRGAGKRGDDRG